In Acanthochromis polyacanthus isolate Apoly-LR-REF ecotype Palm Island chromosome 15, KAUST_Apoly_ChrSc, whole genome shotgun sequence, a single genomic region encodes these proteins:
- the LOC127537562 gene encoding uncharacterized protein LOC127537562, which produces MSFREPEGQVARWLEELQSFHFSVVHRPGAQHSNADALSRRPCAVAGCGYCDRRDAREMELRGEGAAPEQTCCSLEVVGAADWASRQEEDKELKPVCHWVRSGKKPPWEDVMGLSGTTKGLWSKFSTLRMLDGVLQRAWKEPATEGVRWQVVVPKILREAVLEACHGGTGSGHFGSTKTLRRLRQGFYWGQHRRDVEDFCRRCDDCAAYKGPLDQSHAPLQQQAVGEPMERVAVDIMGPFPVTVRGNKYVLCAMDYFTKLPEAYALPD; this is translated from the coding sequence ATGTCCTTCAGAGAGCCTGAGGGACAGGTTGCAAGGTGGCTGGAGGAGTTGCAGTCTTTCCACTTCAGTGTTGTGCATCGACCTGGGGCCCAACACAGCAACGCTGATGCTTTGTCTAGGCGTCCGTGTGCTGTGGCCGGCTGTGGCTACTGTGACCGCAGGGATGCCAGAGAAATGGAGCTCAGAGGAGAAGGAGCTGCTCCTGAACAGACATGCTGTTCGCTGGAGGTTGTGGGGGCTGCAGATTGGGCCTCTCGGCAGGAGGAAGATAAGGAACTTAAACCTGTGTGCCACTGGGTTCGGAGTGGGAAGAAACCACCCTGGGAGGATGTGATGGGCCTGTCAGGGACTACGAAGGGCCTGTGGAGTAAATTTAGCACTTTGCGCATGTTGGATGGTGTGCTCCAGCGGGCATGGAAGGAACCCGCCACCGAGGGGGTTAGGTGGCAGGTAGTGGTCCCTAAAATCCTCAGAGAGGCTGTGTTGGAGGCGTGTCATGGGGGCACAGGCTCAGGGCATTTTGGAAGCACCAAGACCCTTCGTCGACTGCGCCAGGGTTTCTACTGGGGTCAGCACCGCCGTGATGTTGAAGACTTCTGTCGTCGCTGTGATGATTGTGCAGCCTATAAGGGACCCCTTGATCAATCACATGCCCCTCTACAACAACAAGCAGTCGGAGAACCCATGGAGAGGGTAGCAGTGGACATCATGGGCCCCTTCCCTGTGACAGTCAGAGGAAATAAGTACGTGCTGTGTGCAATGGATTACTTCACAAAATTGCCAGAGGCTTATGCTCTGCCTGATTAA
- the LOC127537473 gene encoding uncharacterized protein LOC127537473: protein MSEVTLEKANRLHGEDCPNILKVLDLVYTLPATSAENERGFSTMKLMKTNRKTRMAGSTLDKIMTIKMCTPSVCDFDPDKAIDNWLGGGQAPRRPGHMEREKKRHRLAVHAQPSATVTSEAEQAERQEAAAEVQQQEQVAGAGQEVEEEEKVEEEVQWQGEDVKEGDDDEGFEEDFDPEMSEEDVLAGLKRLAQFGDDDDSQLI from the coding sequence ATGTCAGAGGTCACCTTGGAGAAGGCAAACAGACTACACGGAGAGGACTGTCCCAACATACTCAAAGTGCTGGACCTCGTTTATACCCTCCCTGCAACCAGCGCTGAGAACGAGCGAGGTTTCAGTACGATGAAACTGATGAAAACAAATCGCAAGACAAGAATGGCTGGGAGCACTCTTGACAAAATCATGACGATTAAGATGTGCACACCGTCTGTCTGTGACTTTGACCCAGACAAAGCAATAGACAATTGGCTGGGTGGTGGACAAGCACCAAGAAGACCAGGTCACatggagagggagaaaaagaggCATAGGCTAGCTGTCCATGCTCAACCTAGTGCTACTGTGACCAGTGAGGCAGAACaggcagagaggcaggaagctgcagcagaagtgcagcagcaggagcaggtaGCTGGTGCTGGTCAGGAGgttgaggaggaggaaaaggttGAGGAGGAAGTTCAGTGGCAAGGAGAGGATGTGAAagagggtgatgatgatgaagggtTTGAAGAGGACTTTGATCCAGAGATGAGTGAAGAAGATGTTCTTGCCGGACTAAAGAGACTTGCTCAAtttggtgatgatgatgacagtCAATTGATATAG